ATTTCGGTATGTCCAAGAATCACAGCCATCATGTTGTTGAAATCGTGGGCAATACCTCCGGCAAGCTGTCCCACCACCTCCATTTTTTGGAATTGCTGAAGCTGGCATTGCAATTTTTCCCGCTCCTCGTCGACAAGCTTTTTGGCAACGATGTCCCATGCGATGCTTGCAAGCATGGTGACCCAACGGATATCATCGTCATCATAATCGGATGGTTTATTGACAACTACCAAAATGGCAATGATCCGATCTCCTTGCAGCATGGGAACAACCAGCGTTCGTCTGATAACAGGGTGGGATTGCGGAAGATTATCCTGATATTTATTGCGATCGTAACTATTGTTAATTACAGCTTTTTTTTCCCGCATGATATCAGCCCAGAACTCGGCATTATTCACTGAAGGATGATGTGATTGGCCAACCTCGCTGACAATGTGTTTATTTTTTTGCATGTTGGACGACATGACCTGTATCGTGCGGGATGGGGTAATATTTTCGATAAAGTGACAAAACCCCAAGGCACTGTTTGTCTGTCGTTCAGCTTCGTTGATGGCAGTCAGAAGTAATGTTTCCACAGATTGGGTCTCAGCCATTTCGATCAGGTGCAGGCGAAATGCCGAGAGGGCTTCAAAGTGCTTGCGTTGATTGATATCGTGAATAATACAGTAGATAAAAGCTTTGCCCGTTATCTCGATTTTATTGGCGAATATCTCTACATCACGGATGGAACCGTTCGCTCTGAGGTGACGAAATGAAAAATTGAGTTGTTTTGATGCCAGCCATTTTTTCATGATCTTGTTTACCTCATCGGCAGGGAGAGCATTGATATCATGGAGATGCATCTTTTTGAGTTCTTCAATTGACCAGCCATAAAAGTCCTCAGCCGCTTGATTGGCATCAACGATATTGCCGTTATCAGGATCCAGAATAAGCTGAATGGCTGAATGGCTTTCAAAAAGCTTCCGGAATCGTTCCTCGTTTTCCTGTAACGCTTTTTCTGTTTGTTTGCGTTCGGTAATGTCAATACCCATTCCGACAATGAATGGCTTATCATCGATGATGAAGCGCTTTCCGGTCATGATGAGCCAGCGATACTCCGGCCCTCCCCGCAAGAGTACCCGTCCTTCCCCGGTTACTTCAGTACCAAGGGTGAGAATGTCCCGCATGCTTTCTGCGACAACATGCTGATCGTCGGGATGAATGGTCTCAATGGCATGAAAACTCCCCATCTCTTGTTCAGTTTTTCCGGCAATTTGTTCACGCTGATACGAATTCCATCCTACATATTGTCCGTTGGCATCCAGAATGTAAAAGGTGCCTGGAATGGTGTCGATAATGGTTTTACTGAAGGTCTGCTCATTTTTCAGACTCAGCTCTCTTAACTTCAGCTCAGTCACATCCTGGATAATAATTAACAGTTGAGTGACTTGTCCTTCTGATGAAAGGGTTGGATAGATGGTGTTGCGCAGGATTCGGTTGTTTCGTTCATCCTCCCAGGATATTTGCCTGGCTGTGCAGATGGCCTCGTCGGCTTTTTCTTTTCTTCGTGATGCAAGTTCAGGAGCCAGCAAGCTGTACATATTGGTGCCGATGCACTCGTGCACTCTTTTTTGAAAGCGGGAAGCAAAGGTTTCGTTGGCGTCAAGAATGGTACCCTCAGTATCAATGATAAGCACAGATTCGGGAAAAGATTCAAACCACGCAGGAGTGGCTCTCTGGTAAGGTTCTACAGTCATTCAGGCCTCAGTTATCTTATTGTTCTGCATGAAGGTTAGATCTTCTTTCTGAAAATCATTGCTTTTTCAGTTCGTACCAAAATAATCAGGTCAAGTTATTGCTTCATTCCGGTCATGATCTCCTCGCTGAGCCATGAGTTTTGCATGGAGCAACTGAACTTGCTGAAAAATAAATAAAAAAACCCCCCTGAGTATAACGAATACATCTCTCCATGCAATTTCTTTCATGAAATCGATCTGGATTGAGTTTGTGCCTTGGAGGTATGATTGCTGGGTGTCATGTGGAGGAAGTTGTCGTGCTGAATGGTATCTCCCGATTCAGTACGACAACTTTGTAAAATCTTATTATTAGTACTGTATCCTGTCGTTAACTTGCCTTTAGGTGCCCTAAAACCACTGGATTTTGATTTGCCAGAGACAAGATTTTCCTTCCCCATAACAGCCACAGTCTTACGGTTTCAACTGGCTTTCCAACAATCTCTGCTATCTGAAGATGTTTCAGACCAGATATTTCGCTCAACAGAACGGAGAGTTTCATATCTGCTGCCCAAGGAATCAATGAATCGAGAGGTTGCAGATGGCACTGGTCGCTCTTTTCACCTGTACAGAAATCAGTGTATTGACCAAAGCGGTTTACGTAACATTCACGGAAGCTTTTGAGCAAAACTCTTTCCTCGCTTTCCATACTTGCAGAGAGGTAAGTACAGTAAACCAGGTCGCTTGATACATCCTCGCTTCCCGTCATCCAGTATGCAAGAGAGTATATATTATCGAGAAGATCAAGAGCACTCTTTTTCATCTTTTTCATGTCTGACCCCATTATAATTGGATTTAATTTGTCCTATTTTAATTTATAAAAAAAATGAGGATTATCCAGATTTATTTCAAGAATTGTTTGAAAAAGATGTTTTTTAAGGATAATAAGGTGGCTTTCGGCATTAATGGGTTTGCTCTGTCGGTTTGGCCGTTTTCGAACAACAACATACAGTGGTAATATGAAGAGAGATATACAGTACCTTCTTAATCCGGCATTACAGAATATTGCGACCTATCGGGTTGAGGGGGGACAGCAGGCTGAGATAAAGCTGAACCAGAACGAAAGTCCTTTTGATGTGCCGATGTGGCTCAAGGAGGAGATTACAGGAGAGTTTATCAAGGAACCCTGGAATCGGTATCCGGATATTCTTCCCTACAGGGGAATGCAGGTTTATGCGGATTTTCTTGGCATTTCGCCTGATTCCGTAATGATGAGCAACGGATCGAACGAAATGCTCTACACCATATTTCTTGCCTGTCTTGGACCTGGCAGGAAGGTGCTGATTCCTGACCCTTCATTTTCGCTGTACGAAAAAATTGCGCTACTTCTTCAGTCGCAGATTGTCACGGTTCCCATGCTTCCTGATCTTGATTTTGATCTGGAGGCAATTCTGCGTACTGCACATGATGAAGCTGTTGATTTTATTGTCATCTCCACACCGAACAATCCTACAGGAAAATCACTCACGTTTGAAGAGGTTCGTCTTATTGCACAATCTTCTGATGCCATCGTTCTGGTTGATGAGGCCTATATTGAGTTCTCACGGCAACGCTCTGTTCTTGAACTGATAGACGAACTGCCGAATCTTGTTGTGCTTCGGACTATGTCCAAAGCAATCGCTCTGGCAGGAATTCGTATTGGTTTTGCGCTTGCCAATCCTCTTCTGATGGCTGAAATCGCCAAACCGAAAATTCCTTTTGCATCAAGCAGACTTGCCGAGATAACACTTTCAATGGTGCTGGCAAATTACTCTCTTGTTACTGACGCTGTATCCTATATTCTACATGAACGGGAAAAGCTCTATACCGCAATGCTTACCATTGATGGTGTTGAGCCTTTTGTGAGTGATACTAATTTTTTGATTATCAGAGTCTCCGATGCGGGTTCCGTGTTTCAAAACCTTCAGAGCCAGGGTATTTTGGTGAGAAATGTTTCCGGTTACCGGCTCATGGAAAACTGCCTGAGATTTAATGTTGGTCTCGTTGATGAAAATCAGCAGCTCATTGCAAAACTGAGGCAGTTTTAGCCATGCAGGGCTTCAGAAAATTATCCGGTATTGAGATGAACCGACTGAGTGTGGAGCATTATTGCCAGTCGCCAAAGCATCCTCTTGTCTTGATGCTCCATAATATTCGCAGTATGTGGAATGTCGGTTCGATGTTTCGTTCGGCTGATGCTGCAAGGATCGAAAAAATTATACTTTCTGGCTATACGGCAACTCCGCCAAGAAAAGAGATCGCCAAAACAGCTCTGGGAGCACAGGATACGGTTGTTTGGGAGTATCATGCCGATCCACTTGAGGCTGTTTGCAGCATGAAGCGAGAGGGTGTGAGAATTTGTGGATTGGAGATTACGGAGGGAAGTCGTCCCTACACGGCAGTGAATGCGGGGGATTTTCCAATCTGTCTTGTCGTCGGTAATGAAGTGGATGGTCTTGAAAATGAGATACTTGATTCATGTGATGATGTACTTGAAATCCCCCAATACGGGACCAAGCATTCGTTAAACGTCGCGGTTGCTGCTGGTATTGCTCTTTTTGAGTTGGTGCATGTTTTTAGAAGAAGTGTGTAACTTTTTGTTTTTTGTTTTTGTTTTGTTTACTTGGAGACTAATCGCTTATAACCGCGTTTTTCGATGCTTCATTACAAGACATATGAGTTGGATGATCCGGAAGCTCCCTGGGTTGTTTTTGTTCACGGGGCTGGAGGCAGTTCTTCAATATGGTTTATGCAAATAAAAGAGTTCATCAGGCATTTTAATGTTCTGCTTGTTGATCTCCGCGGGCATGGCAAGTCGAAAAGCATTGTTGTTCCCAAAGATAAACACTATTACGACTTTGGGGATGTTACCCGTGATATTCTTGAGGTTCTCGACACTCTGAATATCCAGAAAGCACACTTCATCGGCATTTCACTCGGAACCATCATTATTCGTAATCTCAGCGAAATTGCTCCCGGCAGGGTCACTTCCATGATTATGGGTGGGGCTATCATAAGGTTGAATGTACGGGCAAAAGTGCTTGTTACCCTTGGAAACATGTTCAAGAGGTTCGTTCCCTACATGTGGCTTTACAGTTTTTTTGCGTGGATTATTATGCCAAGCGAGCGACATAAACGCTCAAGGTTGCTCTTTGTCAATGAAGCCAAGAAGGTGGCTCAGAAGGAGTTTATGCGCTGGTTCACATTGACCTATGAGATCACGCCACTGTTAAAATATTTTGAAGAGAAAGATACAGCAATTCCTACGCTCTACCTTATGGGTGACGAAGATCATATGTTTCTTCCTGCTGTTCGTTACATCATAACGAAACATACCAATTCGTGGCTTGAGGTGATCGGAAATTCCGGTCATGTCTGTAATGTCGATCAACCCAAGGAGTTTAATTCCCGCGCGATTCACTTTTTGAAAAGCATGTCGTCGGTCACCTCGACTGAAGAATCAGTAGTACGTTTGGCAGCCTGTTAGGTTACAGGCTTGTTGTAGTTGTTCATGGCATGTTCAATCCCGTTGATTGTAAAATCAAGAGCGGCATCGCTAGTGATCGGCAGTATTTTTTCCATGACCACCTTTTCATTTTCACTGAATTTTCCGAGTACAAAAGAGGAAAAAGAGGTTAATGACGTTTCGTCAACTCTGATACCAATCCGCAAACGGGCAAATTCTTCACTTCCGAGCGATTCGATAATGTGCTTCAGCCCGTTCTGTCCCCCCGCAGACCCTTTTGCCCTGAGCCGTATGGTGCCTGAGGGAAGATTGAGGTCATCACAAATTATCAGTATGTCATTTCTCACGATTTTGTAAAAATTCATTGCCGCTACGACTGCGTGCCCTGAGAGGTTCATATAGGTCATCGGTTTAATTATGATGACCTGCTCTCCTCTGTGTGTGATTTTTGCTTCAAGGGATTTCCCCTTTCCCTTACTGAAGTTTGCCCCGAAAGAGGCAGCAATTTTTTCAACAGCAGAGAAGCCGATGTTGTGCCTTGTACCGATGTACCGGGATTCAGGATTTCCGAGACCCACAATGAGTTTCATAGCAAAAAGAGTAAATCCGGAGGGGTGGTTCCGGTATTGAGGCAAAAGAGTTCAAAGAGGACGGGATAAATATACGGAGAGGAGTGGCAAAATCTGTAACAACCGTTCATTTCGAGTGTTAAAAACAGGAAATACTCTCCGGTTAAATCTTGTGATATGCTTGGGAAGTTCTTCAAAAGCTATTGAGATTCATGAAAAAAGTTGCAAATTAGAGCTTCCTGTTTGTGACAGGAGAGTTCCTTGTCATGGTTCTGTTGATAGTATTTTTTTTCTTGAATTAAAAAAAACAATGAAAAAAAAAGTACAATGAAAAAACCGTTCAATGTAACATGGTTGGCCAGAGCTGTATCAGTTCTGGGAGGCCTTGGTGTGTTGCTGCAGGCCCCGAATGCCTTTGCCAGCGAGGCAGATTTGATCCTGCCTGATTTACACTCAGGTCTTTTTTTTGGTGGAATACCTGGTGACACCCTTTTGATGTGGGGTCTTGCTATCTGCCTCTTCGGTATGCTCTTCGGTGTAGTACAGTACATGGGTATCCGCAAACTCCCTGTTCACAATGCAATGCGCGAGATCAGCGAACTGATCTACGAAACCTGTAAAACCTATCTGATTACGCAGGGCAAATTCATTCTTGTTCTCTGGGTTCTTATCGGTGCCATTATTGTCGCCTACTTCGGCTGGCTGAGCCACATGGAGACAATAAAGGTTGTTTTCATTCTTGTTGCAAGTCTTATCGGTATTCTCGGAAGCTACACTGTTGCCTGGTTCGGCATGAGGATCAACACCTTTGCAAACTCAAGAACGGCATTTGCCAGTCTTGGTGGCAAACCCTTCCCGACCTATGCCATTCCGCTTCGGGCAGGTATGAGTATCGGTATGCTGCTCATCAGCATTGAGCTGTTTGTCATGCTTTGTATTCTTCTTTTTGTTCCTGCCGATTTTGCTGGACCTTGCTTTATCGGCTTTGCTATCGGTGAATCTCTCGGTGCTTCGGTGCTTCGTATTGCTGGTGGTATCTTCACCAAGATTGCCGACATCGGTTCCGATCTCATGAAGATTGTCTTTAAGATCAAGGAGGATGATGCCCGTAACCCTGGCGTTATTGCTGACTGTGCCGGTGACAATGCCGGTGACTCGGTTGGACCTACGGCTGATGGTTTTGAAACCTACGGTGTTACCGGTGTTGCCCTCATCTCCTTTATTCTTCTTGCCATCAAGGCACCTGAAGTTCAGGTCATGTTGCTTGTCTGGATATTCGCCATGCGGCTTGTGATGATTCTCGCCAGCGCGGTCTCCTACTGGGTCAATGCAGCTATTGCCAGAATGAGATTCAGCAATGCCGACGAGATGAACTTTGAGACCCCGCTGATCACGCTGGTGTGGCTTACCTCCGTTGTCTCGATTGTGCTTACCTACATCGCATCCTGGTACCTGATCAGCAATCTTGGTGATGGCACCATGTGGTGGAAGCTCGCATCAATCATCACCTGCGGAACCATTGCCGGTGCTCTTATTCCTGAACTGGTGAACCGCTTTACCTCAACAGAGTGTGCCCACGTCCGCAACGTTGTGCAGTGCACCAAAGAGGGTGGAGCTGCCCTGAACATTCTCGCAGGTCTTGTTGCCGGTAACTTCAGCGCTTACTGGATGGGCCTTGCCATTGTCGGCCTTATGGGTGCAGCCTATGGCCTCAGCACCCTTGGCATCACTACTCTTGGCCTTACTCCCGAGCTTATTGCCTCGCAGGGGCTCCTGACTGTTGGCATCGATAAGGTGATCATGCTTGCACCTTCTGTTTTTGCTTTCGGTCTGGTTGCCTTCGGCTTCCTGAGCATGGGCCCGGTCACCATCGCAGTTGACTCCTACGGTCCGGTTACCGACAACGCACAGTCGGTCTATGAGCTTTCATTGATCGAAAATGTTTCGGCCAAAGAGATTGAGAGTGAGTTTGGTTTCAAGCCGGACTTTACCAATGCAAAACGCTACCTTGAAGCCAACGATGGTGCAGGTAACACCTTCAAGGCAACAGCCAAGCCGGTGCTTATCGGTACTGCTGTGGTCGGCTCGACCACGATGATCTTCTCAATCATCATGATTCTTACCAACGGTCTTGCTGATGTTTCGGCAATCGCCAAACTCTCCATTCTGTCGCCGCCATTCCTGCTCGGTCTTATGATGGGTGGCGCGGTGATCTACTGGTTTACCGGTGCCTCAATGAATGCGGTGACTACAGGCGCTTACTTCGCCGTTGAATTCATCAAGAAGAACATCAAGCTTGATGCCTCCGTTGAAAAAGCATCTATTGAGGACAGCAAGAAGGTGGTCGAAATCTGTACGAAGTTTGCGCAGAAGGGCATGATCAACATCTTCCTGACCATCTTTTTCACGACGCTTGCCTTTGCCTGTCTTGATTCATTCTTCTTTATTGGCTACCTGATCTCCATTGCTCTTTTCGGTCTCTACCAGGCTATCTTTATGGCCAATGCTGGCGGTGCGTGGGACAATGCGAAGAAGCTTGTTGAAACCGAGCTCAACGCCAAAGGTACCGAGTTGCATGATGCATCAATTGTCGGTGATACGGTCGGCGATCCGTTCAAGGACACCTCTTCGGTTGCTCTGAACCCGATCATCAAGTTCACCACGCTTTTCGGTCTGCTTGCCATCGAGCTTGCCATCAAGCTTCCTTCGCAGCTTGCCGTCAGTCTTGCAGCGATTTTCTTCCTGCTTTCGCTGGTTTTTGTCCATCGCTCCTTCTTCTCCATGAGAATCAAGGTCGACGAACACTAAATTGTTGTTTTTGCACCAGGCATTTTTCCCCCGGTGCAAACAAGAGGAAGCCGCAGCGATGCGGCTTCCTTGCGTATGAGTCACTCGATTTCGATTCCGTACGTATCAAGTAAACCCGTCACGCCAGGAATTGAAAATCTTGCCTTTCTGAGACGGTTTGTTTCCGGGTTGATGGAATAGTTTAAAGCCGAACGGAAATCT
The DNA window shown above is from Pelodictyon phaeoclathratiforme BU-1 and carries:
- a CDS encoding PAS domain-containing hybrid sensor histidine kinase/response regulator, yielding MTVEPYQRATPAWFESFPESVLIIDTEGTILDANETFASRFQKRVHECIGTNMYSLLAPELASRRKEKADEAICTARQISWEDERNNRILRNTIYPTLSSEGQVTQLLIIIQDVTELKLRELSLKNEQTFSKTIIDTIPGTFYILDANGQYVGWNSYQREQIAGKTEQEMGSFHAIETIHPDDQHVVAESMRDILTLGTEVTGEGRVLLRGGPEYRWLIMTGKRFIIDDKPFIVGMGIDITERKQTEKALQENEERFRKLFESHSAIQLILDPDNGNIVDANQAAEDFYGWSIEELKKMHLHDINALPADEVNKIMKKWLASKQLNFSFRHLRANGSIRDVEIFANKIEITGKAFIYCIIHDINQRKHFEALSAFRLHLIEMAETQSVETLLLTAINEAERQTNSALGFCHFIENITPSRTIQVMSSNMQKNKHIVSEVGQSHHPSVNNAEFWADIMREKKAVINNSYDRNKYQDNLPQSHPVIRRTLVVPMLQGDRIIAILVVVNKPSDYDDDDIRWVTMLASIAWDIVAKKLVDEEREKLQCQLQQFQKMEVVGQLAGGIAHDFNNMMAVILGHTEMTMELLEPALPIYANLEIIHKAASHSADLTHQLLAFARKQTVMSKILKINSVVEEMLPMLRRLIGENISLVWIPEKRPIKVKIDPAQIDQILANLCINARHAIAGSGKITIETSLVTIDQTDGTTIPPYLAPGDYVTLAVSDNGSGIEKKDLPHIFEPFFTTKEVGKGTGMGLSTVYGIVKQNNGSIECESNPGKGTCFRISFPLFNDSADPVESEQQAEPEKKRGTETILIVEDEPDILKLCKLMLESRGYKVLPTTTPSDAIKMIKQYKGNINLLLTDVIMPEMNGNELSRKLQSIRPDLKTLFMSGYATDIVSNHKMIDTGTHFIQKPFSLNALIKAVRESLNH
- a CDS encoding RNA polymerase sigma24 factor, with the protein product MKKMKKSALDLLDNIYSLAYWMTGSEDVSSDLVYCTYLSASMESEERVLLKSFRECYVNRFGQYTDFCTGEKSDQCHLQPLDSLIPWAADMKLSVLLSEISGLKHLQIAEIVGKPVETVRLWLLWGRKILSLANQNPVVLGHLKAS
- the hisC gene encoding histidinol-phosphate transaminase, with amino-acid sequence MKRDIQYLLNPALQNIATYRVEGGQQAEIKLNQNESPFDVPMWLKEEITGEFIKEPWNRYPDILPYRGMQVYADFLGISPDSVMMSNGSNEMLYTIFLACLGPGRKVLIPDPSFSLYEKIALLLQSQIVTVPMLPDLDFDLEAILRTAHDEAVDFIVISTPNNPTGKSLTFEEVRLIAQSSDAIVLVDEAYIEFSRQRSVLELIDELPNLVVLRTMSKAIALAGIRIGFALANPLLMAEIAKPKIPFASSRLAEITLSMVLANYSLVTDAVSYILHEREKLYTAMLTIDGVEPFVSDTNFLIIRVSDAGSVFQNLQSQGILVRNVSGYRLMENCLRFNVGLVDENQQLIAKLRQF
- a CDS encoding RNA methyltransferase; this encodes MQGFRKLSGIEMNRLSVEHYCQSPKHPLVLMLHNIRSMWNVGSMFRSADAARIEKIILSGYTATPPRKEIAKTALGAQDTVVWEYHADPLEAVCSMKREGVRICGLEITEGSRPYTAVNAGDFPICLVVGNEVDGLENEILDSCDDVLEIPQYGTKHSLNVAVAAGIALFELVHVFRRSV
- a CDS encoding alpha/beta fold hydrolase — encoded protein: MLHYKTYELDDPEAPWVVFVHGAGGSSSIWFMQIKEFIRHFNVLLVDLRGHGKSKSIVVPKDKHYYDFGDVTRDILEVLDTLNIQKAHFIGISLGTIIIRNLSEIAPGRVTSMIMGGAIIRLNVRAKVLVTLGNMFKRFVPYMWLYSFFAWIIMPSERHKRSRLLFVNEAKKVAQKEFMRWFTLTYEITPLLKYFEEKDTAIPTLYLMGDEDHMFLPAVRYIITKHTNSWLEVIGNSGHVCNVDQPKEFNSRAIHFLKSMSSVTSTEESVVRLAAC
- the pth gene encoding aminoacyl-tRNA hydrolase yields the protein MKLIVGLGNPESRYIGTRHNIGFSAVEKIAASFGANFSKGKGKSLEAKITHRGEQVIIIKPMTYMNLSGHAVVAAMNFYKIVRNDILIICDDLNLPSGTIRLRAKGSAGGQNGLKHIIESLGSEEFARLRIGIRVDETSLTSFSSFVLGKFSENEKVVMEKILPITSDAALDFTINGIEHAMNNYNKPVT
- a CDS encoding sodium-translocating pyrophosphatase; the encoded protein is MKKPFNVTWLARAVSVLGGLGVLLQAPNAFASEADLILPDLHSGLFFGGIPGDTLLMWGLAICLFGMLFGVVQYMGIRKLPVHNAMREISELIYETCKTYLITQGKFILVLWVLIGAIIVAYFGWLSHMETIKVVFILVASLIGILGSYTVAWFGMRINTFANSRTAFASLGGKPFPTYAIPLRAGMSIGMLLISIELFVMLCILLFVPADFAGPCFIGFAIGESLGASVLRIAGGIFTKIADIGSDLMKIVFKIKEDDARNPGVIADCAGDNAGDSVGPTADGFETYGVTGVALISFILLAIKAPEVQVMLLVWIFAMRLVMILASAVSYWVNAAIARMRFSNADEMNFETPLITLVWLTSVVSIVLTYIASWYLISNLGDGTMWWKLASIITCGTIAGALIPELVNRFTSTECAHVRNVVQCTKEGGAALNILAGLVAGNFSAYWMGLAIVGLMGAAYGLSTLGITTLGLTPELIASQGLLTVGIDKVIMLAPSVFAFGLVAFGFLSMGPVTIAVDSYGPVTDNAQSVYELSLIENVSAKEIESEFGFKPDFTNAKRYLEANDGAGNTFKATAKPVLIGTAVVGSTTMIFSIIMILTNGLADVSAIAKLSILSPPFLLGLMMGGAVIYWFTGASMNAVTTGAYFAVEFIKKNIKLDASVEKASIEDSKKVVEICTKFAQKGMINIFLTIFFTTLAFACLDSFFFIGYLISIALFGLYQAIFMANAGGAWDNAKKLVETELNAKGTELHDASIVGDTVGDPFKDTSSVALNPIIKFTTLFGLLAIELAIKLPSQLAVSLAAIFFLLSLVFVHRSFFSMRIKVDEH